From Phragmites australis chromosome 5, lpPhrAust1.1, whole genome shotgun sequence, a single genomic window includes:
- the LOC133919345 gene encoding large ribosomal subunit protein eL14-like isoform X1, producing MPFKRFVEIGRVALVNYGKDYGRLVVIVDVVDQNRALVDAPDMVRCQINFKRLSLTDIKIDIKRVPKKTTLIKAMEEADVKGKWENSSWGKKLIVQKRRAALNDFDRFKVMLARIKRGGAIRQELAKLKKAATA from the exons ATG CCGTTCAAGAGGTTCGTGGAGATCGGGCGTGTGGCCCTGGTGAACTACGGCAAGGACTATGGCCgcctcgtcgtcatcgtcgacGTCGTCGACCAGAACAGG GCACTTGTGGATGCCCCTGATATGGTCAGGTGCCAGATCAACTTCAAGCGTCTTTCACTTACCGACATCAAGATTGACATCAAGCGTGTCCCTAAGAAGACAACTTTGATCAAGGCAATGGAGGAAGCTG ATGTCAAGGGCAAGTGGGAGAACAGCTCGTGGGGCAAGAAGCTGATCGTCCAGAAGAGGAGAGCGGCGCTCAATGACTTCGACAGGTTCAAGGTCATGTTGGCAAGGATCAAG AGGGGTGGTGCTATCAGGCAAGAACTGGCCAAGCTCAAGAAGGCGGCCACGGCTTAG
- the LOC133919345 gene encoding large ribosomal subunit protein eL14z-like isoform X2, translated as MPFKRFVEIGRVALVNYGKDYGRLVVIVDVVDQNRALVDAPDMVRCQINFKRLSLTDIKIDIKAMEEADVKGKWENSSWGKKLIVQKRRAALNDFDRFKVMLARIKRGGAIRQELAKLKKAATA; from the exons ATG CCGTTCAAGAGGTTCGTGGAGATCGGGCGTGTGGCCCTGGTGAACTACGGCAAGGACTATGGCCgcctcgtcgtcatcgtcgacGTCGTCGACCAGAACAGG GCACTTGTGGATGCCCCTGATATGGTCAGGTGCCAGATCAACTTCAAGCGTCTTTCACTTACCGACATCAAGATTGACATCAAG GCAATGGAGGAAGCTG ATGTCAAGGGCAAGTGGGAGAACAGCTCGTGGGGCAAGAAGCTGATCGTCCAGAAGAGGAGAGCGGCGCTCAATGACTTCGACAGGTTCAAGGTCATGTTGGCAAGGATCAAG AGGGGTGGTGCTATCAGGCAAGAACTGGCCAAGCTCAAGAAGGCGGCCACGGCTTAG
- the LOC133919348 gene encoding glycolipid transfer protein 1-like — protein sequence MAETVFTPSLEGMKHVKSDNGVILTKPFLDVCKQILPVLDKFGAAMAIVKSDISGNITRLENKYSSDPSKYEHLYSMVQEEVQNKTAKGSSSCTNGLLWLTRAMDFLVELFRNLLEHPDWTMSQACTDSYTKTLKKFHGWLASSSFTVAMKLAPNRDKFMEVISRTGDIKADIENFCTTFSPYLIENHEFLASVGLDDMKAS from the exons ATGGCAGAGACGGTGTTCACTCCCTCTTTGGAAGGGATGAAGCATGTCAAGTCAGACAATGGAGTCATTCTCACCAAGCCCTTCCTTGATGTGTGCAAACAAATCTTGCCTGTCCTGG ATAAATTTGGAGCTGCTATGGCAATCGTAAAGAGTGACATCAGTGGCAATATCACA AGGCTGGAAAATAAGTACTCTTCAGACCCATCAAAATACGAGCACTTGTACAGCATGGTTCAGGAAGAAGTCCAAAACAAGACTGCAAAAGGTTCCTCAAGCTGCACAAATGGACTTCTATGGCTCACAAG GGCCATGGATTTCCTTGTTGAGTTATTCCGTAACCTGCTTGAGCATCCGGACTGGACTATGAGTCAAGCTTGCACTGATTCATACACCAAAACTCTGAAGAAATTTCATGGCTGGCTTGCCAGTTCTAGTTTTACG GTCGCCATGAAGCTTGCTCCTAATAGAGATAAATTTATGGAGGTCATTAGCAGAACGGGTGACATCAAAGCAGATATTGAGAACTTTTGCACAACCTTTTCACCTTATCTCATAGAAAATCATGAGTTTCTA GCCAGTGTTGGTCTTGATGATATGAAGGCTTCATAG
- the LOC133919347 gene encoding uncharacterized protein LOC133919347, which produces MSTQSISPASASAQFSYAAAASAAVAATPSYFPVPFHLQNVQYSAWPTTAPAVAPVPAYNAVYPMPQVQQAQQLFQKDSTLITLEALATVKAAIANSEKDQKVEATKKAVPRKAAGQSWEDPTLADWPENDFRLFCGDLGNEVNDDILTKAFSKYPSFNMARVIRDKFTGKTKGYGFVSFANASHLAAALKEMNGKYVGNRPIKLRRSTWKNRIDYEALEKAKTRPQKRIKAQKRSVLHK; this is translated from the exons ATGTCGACGCAGTCCATCTCGCCCGCCTCCGCGTCCGCGCAGTTCTCCTACGCCGCTGCGGCGTCGGCGGCCGTGGCCGCGACCCCGTCCTACTTTCCCGTGCCCTTCCACCTCCAGAATGTGCAGTACTCAGCTTGGCCGACGACGGCGCCCGCGGTGGCCCCGGTGCCTGCGTACAACGCCGTCTACCCCATGCCCCAAGTCCAGCAG GCACAGCAATTGTTCCAAAAGGACTCGACACTAATCACTCTTGAGGCTCTAGCCACTGTTAAGGCTGCTATTGCAAATAGTGAGAAAGACCAGAAGGTTGAAGCAACAAAAAAGGCAGTACCTCGAAAAGCAGCTGGGCAAAGTTGGGAGGACCCGACCTTAGCTGATTGGCCTGAAA ATGATTTTCGTTTGTTCTGTGGTGATCTTGGGAATGAGGTAAATGATGACATTCTTACAAAGGCATTTTCAAAATACCCATCCTTCAACATGGCCAGG GTTATACGGGATAAATTTACTGGTAAAACTAAAGGGTATGGTTTTGTTAGTTTTGCCAATGCATCCCATCTTGCTGCAGCATTGAAAGAGATGAACG GTAAATATGTTGGAAATCGGCCAATCAAATTACGGAGGAGCACATGGAAAAACAGAATAGACTATGAAGCTTTGGAGAAGGCGAAG ACTCGACCACAGAAGAGAATCAAAGCGCAGAAAAGAAGTGTTCTTCACAAGTGA